One genomic window of Amyelois transitella isolate CPQ chromosome 8, ilAmyTran1.1, whole genome shotgun sequence includes the following:
- the LOC106135687 gene encoding dehydrodolichyl diphosphate synthase complex subunit Nus1 has product MLSRLFRQFLFALVHWAVNILVAVQNVYQQFWVQKWCISSKSEVNKNDIKVILENMPKMKKNLKHLVVQADTDNHSLRDLARIVIWSLVAGIPFVSFHDITGELKENEEKLFHEVEKCKKGIPGFIKWARMPDLNGYTNGTQANTVTVNIFSKDDGRPVIAKCIQKIAEGKISCTQQSSELTAQEFGEVLSTLYPCIPDPELFLYTGSSCSTHGLLPWQIRLTEFVQLSIGHNLSVDSYVGALYKYNKCDQRFGK; this is encoded by the exons atgCTGTCAAGATTGTTTCGTCAGTTTCTGTTTGCGTTAGTACACTGGGCTGTGAATATACTTGTTGCTGTTCAAAATGTTTATCAGCAATTCTGGGTGCAAAAGTGGTGCATTTCGTCTAAAAGTGAAgtgaataaaaatgatataaaagttattttggagAATATGccaaaaatgaagaaaaacttGAAACATTTAGTGGTTCAAGCCGACACCGACAATCATAGTTTGAGAGACCTGGCGCGAATTGTGATTTGGAGTCTCGTAGCTGGGATTCCATTCGTTAGCTTTCACGATATTACTG gagAATTAAAGGAGAATGAAGAAAAACTGTTTCATGAAGttgaaaaatgcaaaaaagGCATACCAGGTTTTATAAAGTGGGCTAGAATGCCAGATCTAAATGGTTACACCAATGGAACACAAGCAAATACCGTTACtgtgaatatattttcaaaagatGATGGTCGACCCGTTATAGCTAAATGTATTCAGAAGATTGCAGAAGGAAAAATTTCTTGTACACAACAATCTAGTGAATTAACTGCACAAGAGTTTGGGGAGGTGTTATCAACATTATATCCTTGTATTCCTGATCCAGAACTGTTTTTGTACACTGGATCTTCTTGTAGCACACATGGTCTGCTGCCATGGCAAATAAGATTAACAGAATTTGTGCAACTTTCTATAGGCCATAATTTAAGTGTTGATAGCTATGTAGGTGCTTTgtacaaatataacaaatgtGATCAAAGGTTTGgtaagtaa
- the LOC106137242 gene encoding arginine/serine-rich protein PNISR has product MFSGKDAANPAYPTQWALNPSAYQNVDSNSVDWAALAQQWIAMKEAAAIIAAPPPPSMKPDAEEGEAPMEVENPDNTESAPPGVEWNSSTNTWDNNWNQWGWGWPGAGGVDSKMVPDSTIAMAPMMDGYTMPADGATPMPGYTTGVPAPTFQHGYWTAPQVAQDSSNSRGSSRSRDRRSKSKNRDHKSRSSRSNRDKPAMIPPVIEPIVPPMGPSATIDAAKRRQLPAWIREGLEKMEREKQKAIEREQEKVAREEAEKQKKKLEEEELQRMKAEASGEPMPPPKSKFESDSEPEEAGAETDQELPPQEEEEEEVVKEQQVEPEPQLVKKSKEEIMQEVMLSVRRTLTEILLEVTDQEIHTVSQEELARYTAAQASRLNVLKASKSKALAAIASGLGLGAYESSSDDSADEEDQNDITDQQLQDLIKRKRQEFERTARDIEAEVRRAEQREAGDDPTTPAATPERPRRSRSSATPPPVESETPEKLPERRTSKDKRPDKNHKSYDSVDGIRKLETITEEQWKKSKNNTPSPQKNSSKNHKTSIASSDSEADSSSSGGSSSESEHETKVEIKHTKKRKRKSSSSSESAKKSKKHKEKKDKSHKSDKNSYSKSKNDDYEKSDKSKSRKKDDYYDKHKSSKSRDYERSHKDKYRDESDEERPRKRSRRSRSASYGSRSERRRSRDRSEEWSRRRDKRSHGRESSKRDRSYDRSGRDYDRHDRYERSRDYDRRRSRSGSYSRHRR; this is encoded by the exons ATGTTCTCTGGCAAGGATGCCGCAAACCCTGCGTATCCGACACAATGGGCACTGAATCCCAGTGCATATCAAAATGTAGACTCAAATTCAGTAGATTGGGCTGCTCTCGCTCAACAATGGATTGCTATGAAGGAAGCTGCCGCTATAATTGCGGCACCTCCGCCTCCTTCAATGAAGCCCGATGCAGAGGAGGGCGAAGCGCCGATGGAAGTCGAAAACCCGGATAATACGGAATCGGCGCCTCCAGGAGTTGAATGGAACTCTTCAACTAACACCTGGGACAATAATTGGAATCAATGGG GTTGGGGATGGCCTGGTGCTGGCGGAGTGGATTCCAAAATGGTGCCAGATTCGACCATAGCAATGGCACCAATGATGGATGGCTATACTATGCCAGCTGATGGGGCTACACCAATGCCCGG CTACACAACCGGAGTGCCTGCGCCAACATTTCAACATGGGTACTGGACAGCGCCTCAAGTGGCCCAGGATTCTAGCAACAGTCGGGGCAGCAGTCGCAGCAGAGACCGTCGCTCCAAGAGCAAGAACCGAGATCATAAATCAAGAAGTTCCAGGTCTAACAG AGATAAACCTGCAATGATACCACCGGTTATCGAACCAATAGTGCCTCCTATGGGACCCTCGGCCACCATAGACGCTGCAAAACGAAGGCAGCTACCTGCTTGGATAAGAGAAG GTTTAGAGAAGATGGAACGGGAAAAACAAAAAGCCATAGAGAGGGAGCAAGAGAAGGTAGCGCGCGAGGAAGCTGAGAAACAGAAAAAGAAGTTGGAAGAAGAGGAATTACAGAGGATGAAAGCTGAAGCTAGTGGAGAACCCATGCCCCCGCCCAAGAGCAAATTT GAATCTGACTCGGAGCCCGAGGAAGCGGGAGCGGAGACTGATCAGGAGCTGCCACCGCAAGAGGAGGAAGAAGAGGAGGTTGTGAAGGAGCAACAAGTGGAGCCCGAACCGCAATTAGTCAAGAAGAGCAAAGAGGAGATTATGCAGGAAGTG ATGCTGAGCGTCCGTCGCACATTGACGGAAATCTTACTAGAGGTGACCGACCAAGAGATTCATACGGTGAGCCAGGAAGAATTGGCCCGGTATACCGCCGCACAAG CATCGCGCCTCAACGTGTTGAAGGCAAGCAAGTCCAAGGCACTCGCCGCCATCGCCAGCGGCCTCG GACTGGGCGCTTACGAGAGCAGTAGCGACGACAGCGCCGACGAAGAAGACCAAAACGATATTACTGACCAGCAATTGCAG GACCTCATCAAACGCAAGAGACAAGAGTTCGAGCGCACAGCACGCGACATTGAAGCGGAAGTCCGTCGCGCAGAGCAGCGGGAAGCAGGAGATGACCCCACCACGCCAGCAGCCACGCCGGAGAGACCGCGTCGATCCA GATCGTCAGCTACACCGCCGCCAGTGGAATCCGAAACGCCAGAGAAGCTACCAGAACGCCGAACCTCAAAAGATAAAAGACCAGACAAGAACCATAAATCTTACGATAGCGTAGATGGTATTAGGAAACTAGAAACAATTACAGAGGAGCAAtggaaaaaaagtaaaaataacaccCCTTCTCCCCAAAAGAACAGCAGCAAGAACCACAAAACTAGTATAGCTTCTAGCGATTCCGAAGCAGATTCTTCGTCGTCAGGTGGTTCCTCGTCAGAAAGTGAGCATGAAACCAAAGTTGAAATTAAACATACTAAGAAACGTAAACGCAAGAGCTCTAGTTCAAGCGAGTCCGCGAAAAAGTCGAAGAAACACAAAGAGAAGAAAGACAAATCACACAAATCAGATAAGAACTCttattcaaaatcaaaaaatgaTGATTATGAAAAATCAGATAAATCCAAATCTAggaaaaaagatgattactaTGACAAGCATAAATCATCGAAGAGTAGAGATTACGAGAGGTCgcataaagataaatataggGATGAGTCTGACGAAGAGAGACCTAGGAAGCGCAGTAGAAGATCACGGTCAGCGAGTTACGGATCGCGGTCAGAACGGAGGCGTTCCCGCGATCGGTCCGAAGAGTGGTCGCGTAGAAGAGACAAGAGATCTCACGGCAGGGAGAGTTCCAAGCGGGATAGGTCCTACGATAGGTCGGGGAGGGATTACGACAGACACGATAGGTATGAGCGGTCTAGGGACTACGACCGGCGGAGATCGCGCAGCGGCAGCTACTCCAGGCACCGCCGGTGA
- the LOC106135696 gene encoding uncharacterized protein LOC106135696 yields MGGSVRIYAFLFMAAAALAVPTRDLGQAHLNIDDATDLSAESSEITPEAVAPPAFQKNRAKEQDTEAAADDSDHSLELIGNSQNFFPSFANLFEPRPQNNFRLGFGNEGAYSQRPNSYRSLLNYPLFGNYRNVESFGKQSAASSAPLVDASSSVLGSGNFGIIKGGTFFAQNDEDSDYNDGFSSFYNNGHGRPSLGVGYIANPRPNYSQDQFANFRDFADINTPSNSAFSHYVVVYANKNATMDEVSEETRKVLSEPKNIIETLQRLDEPAPAQPKISKAKAKLEATKQKMINKKEQWKKKSSKFQSQKHDPEEPLLALS; encoded by the coding sequence ATGATGCCACGGATCTCAGTGCTGAATCTTCAGAAATTACACCAGAGGCAGTCGCTCCTCCAGCATTTCAGAAAAATAGAGCAAAGGAGCAAGATACTGAAGCAGCTGCCGATGACTCAGACCACTCCTTAGAACTTATAGGGAATTCTCAAAATTTCTTCCCATCTTTCGCAAATCTTTTCGAACCGCGACCACAAAACAACTTTAGATTAGGCTTCGGAAATGAAGGAGCGTACAGTCAAAGGCCAAACTCCTATAGATCTCTCCTGAACTATCCACTCTTTGGCAATTACAGAAATGTTGAATCATTTGGAAAACAGAGCGCAGCGTCCTCTGCACCTCTAGTAGATGCAAGCTCAAGCGTCCTTGGTTCCGGAAACTTCGGAATCATCAAAGGTGGAACATTTTTTGCCCAAAATGACGAAGATTCAGATTATAATGACGGGTTTAGCTCATTTTACAACAACGGACATGGACGACCGTCACTAGGAGTTGGTTATATAGCTAACCCTCGACCGAATTACAGCCAAGATCAGTTCGCTAACTTCAGAGACTTCGCCGATATTAATACACCATCCAACTCCGCCTTCTCACATTACGTTGTTGTGTATGCCAATAAAAATGCAACAATGGATGAAGTTTCAGAAGAAACTAGAAAAGTTTTGTCCGAACCtaagaatataatagaaaCACTTCAAAGATTGGATGAGCCTGCTCCGGCGCAACCAAAAATATCGAAAGCGAAAGCGAAGTTAGAAGCAACCAAGCAAAAGAtgataaataagaaagaaCAATGGAAAAAGAAAAGCTCAAAGTTTCAGAGTCAAAAGCACGACCCAGAAGAGCCATTATTAGCGTTAAGTTAA